A window of Microtus pennsylvanicus isolate mMicPen1 chromosome 16, mMicPen1.hap1, whole genome shotgun sequence genomic DNA:
GCTGGCCGAGGTGCTGAAAAGACTCCCGTAAGCGCGTGGAAAGCAGCCAGAGGGGTTTCTAGGCTCTCAAAATGTCTTCTcagttttgttggtggtggtggtggtgaggtgtgtgtgtgtgtgtgtgtgtgtgtgtgtgtgtgtgtgtgtgtttcgagacCTGAACAGCAGATGCATGGGGCTGTTCTCAGAGACCCTTGATACTATAGTGATTCCTTGAAATTCATTTCCACTGAATGAGATTTCCCCCACCCCTTACCAACAACGTGGAGCAACGCAGCCTTTATTAACTTATTGAAAGGTTCATGTATCTCTAAAGTTTGGCTTCCACCCACAATGATCCTCAAGGTGTTtgtaattttacaaaaaaaaaaaaaaacaaaacaaaaaaacaaaaaaacccaacaaactaAAGTTCAGAAGATTGGAGAtcttgccagaaaaaaaaatcacagattctAAACAGCTGATCTCTCCAAGTCCTGCTTTAAAAACATCATGTAAGCTTACTGCGCATCCTCGACGTGTGCCAGCCTTGCAGCACTGGCTGCTTCCGCTCCTGCACTTGCCACCTGCTTTCCTCTGTGCCCTGCTCGGTGGCATTCCCATCCCGCCTGTAGTTTACAACTGGGAAAGGTGACAGACACTCAGGCTCATCCAGCATGCCCCTTCCCCACACCCACTCACAGGGCTAGGATTTAGAACCGCGACTTTTGCACACTGTGGAGTGAACCAGCTCCAGTCTTGTTCTGTTACCTCAGACTGGGAAACATGCTTCTGGTTATAAAATCCGGGCGAACACAAAGATGTGGTCTAAGATTGCCAGAGAGGTTCTTCCCAGGTGTGCACTGCCTCGTCTGATTTGAATACAAATAGCTCCTGTTTTCCCCTCTACCCTTCTTCCCCACCGAGAGGCACGCTCCCCTTTTCATCCTGCCAGGAGCGGAACCTGTTCTCGACCCCTGCGGAGAAAGGGCTTGATACCCCATCCGGCTGCTCAAGGCGTCGTCTTCTACGCCACTACGCCACTACCGTCTCCTCCACCCTTCCCTACTCTACCCGAATGACCTGTCCTTCCCGGCCACCCTAGCGCCCAAGACTAGGGAGAGGAATCCTCACACCCTCACTTTGCAGCGCCTGCCTTCTGTAGAGCCCACGCACTCGGACGCAGTGGGGAGTACGACATGCGACTGGGACGAGATCTCGGGTGCCAGGCAGAGCTGCTGGCTCTGCTCGGGTGACAAGGTGAGGGGTAAGTGACTGTGTGAGCGGTCTCAGATTGGTTTGGGACACAAGGACTATGGGGAAGaatgggaaggggaaggaaagagaggtggggaaggagtgaagaaaaggagggagggtgagagccaggaaggaagggaaagtggAAGAGGCACGCAATGGGTCACTTTCTTCCTTTCACCTCTAATCCCTTCATTTTCACCTCATCCCACCTTCTTTCTAGGCTTTtcattccctctttcctctccaaacATCCTTCCTGCCACCGGAGCCTATTTCTCCCTCACACTCTCCCGCGCGTTAAGGGGACCTTCTCGGGGGTACCAAATCTCCGCGCGGTTACTACCCCAAGCCTAGCAACATGTGGAACGCGACGCCCAGCGAGGAGCCAGAGGCTAATGTCACTCTGGACCTGGACTGGGACGCTTCCCCAGGCAACGACTCGCTGACTGAGGAGCTACTGCCGCTGTTCCCCGCGCCGCTGCTGGCGGGCGTCACCGCTACCTGCGTGGCGCTCTTTGTGGTGGGCATCTCGGGCAACCTGCTCACCATGCTGGTGGTGTCCCGCTTCCGCGAGCTGCGCACCACCACCAACCTCTACCTGTCCAGCATGGCCTTCTCGGACCTGCTCATCTTCCTGTGCATGCCGCTGGACCTCTTCCGCCTCTGGCAGTACCGGCCTTGGAACTTTGGCGACCTGCTCTGCAAACTCTTCCAGTTCGTCAGCGAGAGCTGCACCTACGCCACGGTCCTCACCATCACCGCGCTGAGCGTCGAGCGCTACTTCGCCATCTGCTTCCCGCTGCGGGCCAAGGTGGTGGTCACCAAGGGCCGCGTGAAGCTGGTCATCCTTGTCATCTGGGCAGTGGCCTTCTGCAGCGCGGGGCCCATCTTCGTGCTGGTGGGCGTGGAGCATGAGAATGGGACCGATCCTCGGGACACCAACGAGTGCCGCGCCACCGAGTTCGCAGTGCGCTCTGGGCTGCTCACGGTCATGGTATGGGTGTCCagtgtcttcttcttcctcccggTCTTCTGCCTCACCGTGCTCTACAGTCTCATTGGGAGGAAGCTGTGGCGGAGGCGCGGAGACGCGGCGGTGGGCGCTTCGCTCAGGGACCAGAACCACAAGCAGACAGTGAAGATGCTTGGTGAGTCTTGCGCCAGGcagcttttcttcctcccctgctTGCCTTTCTCAAGGGCCCCCAATTTTTTGTTTCTAGCCGTCTTTGTGTCCCCATGCCTCCGGAGTCTCTCTTTCTGCACACACCCCCCAGTTCTTGTTCTCCGTTactgcttttccctttctttctctgtcccttcctgTATCTATCTTCTCTTCTCCACAACAAAGCTTTTTCATATTGGCAATTCCATAAAATGAATATCTCTCGGGAAACCTGCTTTAAGATGGAAATATCTCATCATGGTTTTTTTTGAGGTCCTTGAAGGAGAGGTTCAGCTTCCTGACTCCTATAGAATTTGTGGCCATCAAAGTAACATTACAAACAGAAAAGCATAGGATTGAGAAATTACTCCGTGGTAAATTTAACCAAAAAGTTGGATCACTCTGTTGAAGACTGTTTAATGAATGTATTTGGTTTGCTTTCAATATTGGTTTTTTTTCAGCCCTGTGTATCTTTTGCAGGTAATCACAGCTACACTATTTATTCAGCCCATATAAGGCTTTGTAAGGTGGAATGTGGGAATCTCCTGAGGCTATTTTCGTGATTATCTGTCTCCCCACTAGCACACACCATGGAAGGGTAGAGAAGCTATCTTGCCTGTGCTCAGGAACCTCTGGGGACAGGGTCACAGCTGGGTGCACTGACCATTCCTGCATAGAGTCCTCCTCCTTAGAGGCATGTGAAGTGCATGCACAGGGAAGCCATGAAGGCCGTGCTCATATCCCAGAGGAACAGCTGAGCTCCCTTTCTCTGTTGGCATTTTCTTAGCTTTTGCAGGATGGTTTCCTATTCACAACTTTATTACACTCAAATTCTGCATATCAAAATGTTAGAGAGTTCCCGGGGGATGTCCAAAGTTGTTTCCCAGACAAGGAGGGAGAGATTGTCAGTAAGCTCCCCCTCCCCGTGTCTTCCATGGGGCTGTCTCCCTTGTCCTCCATGGGACTGTCAGCTCTCCAGTTCTCTCACTGAAGAGAGGGACACAGTGCTGCTGTGACATGTCAACTCTTCTTACATGACTTAGTCCGAAGGAGGAATTGCTAATCCCCTCCAGTTTTGTAAGCTACAAATGTTGATGTTTCCCCATTGGCATCTCAATGCTGGTGTCCACTGTATTCTTCCCTTCATCCGAAGAGATTGTTAAGGCAGGATTGGAACCAGaacattatttttctctcatttatgagttttaaaaactcaaattttTAGATTTAGAATTCTTGAAGAAAGTATCTCTCGTATGTGCAATATGAAGCCTTGAATAGGTGGTAATTAATGTTTGCTGGCTTAATAACGCCTTATACTTTATTTATATCTATTGTAGATGACATAGAATGGTCTTTTCAGTTGTTATGAGTCTCTATTGTATATCCAGTCCCCTGTAAAACTTACTTGAAAAATCTGGGTACACTAGTCCATAAAACCTAACAAAACCCTGTCCTAAaatcagagaaaagaaaggggaagacaggaaaagaaaacgAAGGtgtttcccccttcccttccctagaTAATTTAAGTTAATGAGTCTATTTTATAGTCAAGGAACCTGCATGTGCCCAAGAGGGTGCTGGGGCTATTGCTTAGTGGGAGAGTGCTTACTCAGCATGCTTAGCCCCAGCATGGAGTGGGAGGAGTGCCCTGGGAATTCTGAACCACTGCTGTGGTGGAGTACAAATACCTGGCCTCATTTGTATTTGCGTTCTGTGTAACTCATATAAATGGAGGATAAGCATTAATCAATTGTTTAGTTCAGTCCTTATGGCGAGTCGAACACAAAGTCGAGCAGTTACCAAGTAGGAAGACTGGGAAGATTATTCAGCTGTTTGTCAGTGGGCCTGTCACTCGTGGAATAAAAAAAGCCAAGACTTAAAAAATGTACAGTGGTTTGTGACATGCCCCGCACTGATACAGCAGTGGTTTGTGACATGTCCCGCACTGATACAGTGGTTTGTGACGTGCCTCACACTGATACAGTGGTTTGTGACGTGCCTCACACTGATACAGTGGTTTGTGACGTGCCTCACACTGATACAGTGGTTTGTGACGTGCCTCACACTGACACAGTGGTTTGTGACGTGCCTCACACTGATACAGTGGTTTGTGACGTGCCTCACACTGATACAGTGGTTTGTGACGTGCCTCACACTGACACAGTGGTTTGTGACATGCCCCGCACTGATACAGTGGTTTGTGACGTGCCTCACACTGACACAGTGGTTTGTGACGTGCCTCACACTGATACAGTGGTTTGTGACGTGCCTCACACTGATACAGCAGTGGTTTGTGACATGTCCCGCACTGATACAGTGGTTTGTGACGTGCCTCACACTGACACAGTGGTTTGTGACGTGCCTCACACTGATACAGTGGTTTGTGACGTGCCTCACACTGATACAGTGGTTTGTGACGTGCCTCACACTGATACAGTGGTTTGTGACGTGCCTCACACTGATACAGTGGTTTGTGACGTGCCTCACACTGACACAGTGGTTTGTGACGTGCCTCACACTGATACAGTGGTTTGTGACGTGCCTCACACTGATACAGTGGTTTGTGACGTGCCTCACACTGACACAGTGGTTTGTGACATGCCCCGCACTGATACAGTGGTTTGTGACGTGCCTCACACTGACACAGTGGTTTGTGACGTGCCTCACACTGATACAGTGGTTTGTGACGTGCCTCACACTGATACAGCAGTGGTTTGTGACATGTCCCGCACTGATACAGTGGTTTGTGACGTGCCTCACACTGACACAGTGGTTTGTGACGTGCCTCACACTGATACAGTGGTTTGTGACGTGCCTCACACTGATACAGCAGTGGTTTGTGACATGTCCCGCACTGATACAGTGGTTTGTGACGTGCCTCACACTGACACAGTGGTTTGTGACGTGCCTCACACTGACACAGTGGTTTGTGACGTGCCTCACACTGACACAGTGGTTTGTGACGTGCCTCACACTGATACAGTGGTTTGTGACGTGCCTCACACTGATACAGCAGTGGTTTGTGACATGTCCCGCACTGACACAGTGGTTTGTGACGTGCCTCACACTGATACAGTGGTTTGTGACGTGCCTCACACTGATACAGTGGTTTGTGACGTGCCTCACACTGATACAGTGGTTTGTGACGTGCCTCACACTGATACAGTGGTTTGTGACGTGCCTCACACTGATACAGTGGTTTGTGACGTGCCTCACACTGACACAGTGGTTTGTGACGTGCCTCACACTGATACAGTGGTTTGTGACGTGCCTCACACTGATACAGTGGTTTGTGACGTGCCTCACACTGACACAGTGGTTTGTGACACGCCCCGCCCTGACAGCTTCTCTTGCTCTGTTCCTCCAGCTGCAGTGGTGTTCGCTTTCATCCTCTGCTGGCTGCCCTTCCACGTGGGAAGATACCTGTTTTCCAAGTCCTTCGAGCCCGGCTCTCTGGAGATCGCGCAGATCAGCCAGTACTGCAACCTCGTGTCCTTTGTGCTCTTCTACCTCAGCGCTGCCATCAACCCCATTCTGTACAACATCATGTCCAAGAAGTACAGGGTGGCGGTGTTCAAACTTCTGGGGTTCGAATCCTTCTcccagagaaagctctccactcTGAAGGATGAAAGCTCTCGGGCCTGGACCAAGTCAAGCATCAACACCTGACAGCACAGGGCAGCGCCCAGTCATCTCTCACTGCTCCACACCACAAGCCATAGCCGAGCAGAActtgggaggaagcagaaaggcaGGTTAGGATTGGAGACAACTGGGGGCGGGGAGTACAGCCGGATGGGGGGGGAGGGGTCTGTGCGGTTTGATGGGACTGTGCACACATCAGAGTGTTCTTGCGCCATCCCCGCATGTCCCCTGGTTTTGCATTCGGAGCTACTGACAGCTTTGCCACTCggaggaaggaggagacagaggctgagcATCCTTCTTGATGGGCAAACACTAAACTCCATTTGCTTTTCtcatcataataaaaatgaaataacaacacGAATAACTTAAGACACGACTTCTCAAAGCTAGCAATCTCCACAAAGCTCCACAACATTCATGCAAACGCACCGTGACGTAGAGCACATATGTAATCAATGTGAAATGACTGAGAAGTCCCCATTCCTCCCCCCACAGTAATCCTGAAACCTAGCATGTTCCTTACACAGGCAGTGATATTAGTTTCCTTAGTCATATTTGACACATTTAACTTGATCGTGGAAAAATAGATTCAACAGCTTCAATTTCACGAGTACACAAAAACTTAAGTAACAtagtttatcatttttttaaaattcaaagttacCTAAAATAAGCGATTCAGTTCTTCTAAGTGGTAGCAGGTACATTTCAAGTGTTCAACAGACAAATGCCATTGGTGGTTATCGTAGCAAGCAGACAATCCAGAGTGCATGAGAAATAATTATTAATCTCAcatataatgtttaaaaataagcaCCTGTTCCTTCCAAATGATTTTTAGTAGTATAATAGTATTGCAGGGTTTTAGAGCAACAGACGCCAAGGTCACACCTAATGCTCCATCTTCGTGGTGGAAGAGAGCAAACTGCATCTGAAAAGAACCCAGTTTAGTTGCATGCACCAATTCAGGCAGTGAAACATTGTAAAAGACACAGACTGCCTTCACTGACAACGTATTAGCTAATCACGAGCCTTTCATTCGTGGATAGGTAGTTATTATTTATTCTGGCCAGCCCATAGCAACCTAAAGAATATCAGAAAGTTACAAATCGCAAAGTCAGACTCATGCTTTCCCCAACATTTATGCCTTATGTTATCcaaaactttaaaagttttaataatttatcTCTACTTGTCCCTGCCATGTGACTAGCAAGCTAGACTTGCTGTTCACACCTCATTGCTGAGTGATAGGCACAGCCAATGGGTTTCTGCTCTCATAGTCTCTTAGTCATAATTATGAGTGAGAAAACCTTTCAATAAATATCCTGCATTCGAGCTATGAAGATcaaattttcatttgtaaagGCACTACTTTCTATATGTTCAACTGCATGATCTAATCTATCTTTCCAAAACGATTGTTTCTGTTCTTCTGTGTACTGCTGTCAAGTAAGCAGCTCCTGCAGAAAGGACTGGTTAAACTATTTAAGGGAATATTACGCTGAAGTAGCAGATTCCCTACTTGCTTTGGAAACATCGAAAAACAAGAATAATGAGAATTacctttaaagaaatatttctggAACCCATGTGGACATGAACTCACCACCCAATGTTCAGTTAATTCCCGGAGTGTGTCAGCAAAGTACGCTGATGTGTTCAGTCCCACGAGGGGTCAGTAGCGCGTTCAGCACGTCCATCTCCTCAAGAGTgctcagaaattaaaaaaaggaagtgcagCTTCCTGATAAGTTTTGTCTGTAAATACAGCACACTTGAGAGGAAACAAGTTTTCAAAACAATGTTTATCACTGTTTTAGAGGGAAACAAGCCTAACTTCTGATTGGGTGCTGAATTTCTGCAGTGGTCCCATCTCTGTGGTCCATGCGACCAGTCCTGAACTCGCATCTGGAGAATGGTCTGCAGAGTAAGGGCTGCTGAGTTTCCCAGTGGCTGTCCTGGGAAGTGGAAGGCTGTGTTTAGAGAAAGGACTCTTTAACTTGTCCTCTCCAACCGTTCCTCCTTTATTACTTGCAAGTTCTTTATGTTATTGCATTCCGTGTATCGTTTAAGACTCGGCTAAAGAAAATTACCCTGAAGGAAACTGTGTGGGAAAGCCTACCATTCCTCAACATTTGGTATGTGCCTGCTACGTTCTGAGCTCTGAGAAATTGATTAACAagccaaagatttttttcttcttagtgaTCTCACAGTCATCTGCATGTTGTGTTGCTGTGGGTAGTgggtaaaaatatttgaattatgaAGCGGATCTCTCTAGTATGCCAATATCAAATGTCCCCACCACAGGACTGCAATGGGCTATTCATCCCACTTGGGAGTTGTATTCTTGACTCCAAATATGAATGGGCTGCCACTACAATATTTGTAGACAGAGCTAACATGTTTGTTAGTGGGAATCACATTGAGGGCATTCAAAAAAAGAAGCCAATTTCTCCCTATAGTCCCTGTTTCCGTTGCCTCTATTGTTGTCAGCAGTCAGGGTCCCGTCAAAGTTTATGCACTGACAAAGTCAAGGTCATCATCTTCCGTAGAGGAAGACACTGTTATATGAAGAGGAgctttttaaataatcatttatgccttttaattattttaaatcgGAAAATCTAGCTGGGTGTGATGACGCATACTTGttaaagttgaggcaggaggattaccattaCCAAGGACTGCCTGAGTTTTCTAGTGAGTTCCATCCCAGCCTGGGATGCAGAGTGAAACTCCatttcaacaaacaaataaacatgttAAAATCTGTGACGAGGAAATTTAGAAACACCCTAGCACCCCTCTACCTAGGACAACCATTTGCAGTGACCTGGCTGCAGACAAGGCTGAGGTGAGATCAGACTCAAGTCTAGTTTTGTTTTCAATGCAGCTAGTTTTCTTTTAACTACccaagatagttataattttggGTTAAGCATGAACAGTTTAGctcattttttgtctttttcatttatCCTTATACttgaatttaatattatttaaaaaaaaactgagatttTGTGCAAGACTGGTGCCTACACTCTTCCGTCTTTTAAAGAACAGTGTGTACCTCTTTAAAATATTGCAGAATATTTACATATACGAAGTGTTCTTGATGTGTAAGCTAATAGAGTCATTCTGTTTTCAGAAACACTGTGTCTAGTGTAAATAACAGTGTTCGGAGAAAGAGGTGATGTCCTTGAAGACACTGTGCTAGCTGTGGGTGGCCTGTGCCTTCTTGGGGACATAAACTGTAACAGTAGCCAGATAGTACAGCAGTGAGCTGCCCAGAGGACCTGTGACAAACAGAGCTCAGAGAATGGGATCTCATTCTTATTTATTGGTCCATTTTTAGCAGAAAACAAATTACTATTCAAAACCAACAGAGAGCTACATAGTCTGGTGGTGGACACAGACTCCCTACATGAAGCTCAGCCACTGACCAATTCGGGTTCCTCAGATCCGGTCAGCCAGCTCTTTGCAATAATACAAATGTGGAGTCGTTGAGGAGGAAGGTTCTAGTGGGGCTCatctttgtggttttctttctgaACGCCAACCTCTTTGGGATGCTGGAGGCAGGTGATTACGCCAACAACATCGCTGTCTTGTTTTCTAAATGCTGCGTGTTGATGCCCCTGCAGTTGGTAGCCTGGCATTGCCATGACTACTTCTTGCCTTTACTGTACAGACCTTTTCTCAAAGGATTGCCTGCTACTCTCAAAACTggcaaaaaaagaagagacaaacCCTCTACTTTCAGAAAACGTTCCTCATGAAGATGGCCAGAAAGTTCTGTCAAAATATTCACAGATGTCCTTTTTAGTCCCCCCTCCTCACCCAGAACAGAGAGCCCAGGGGGAAACAGCTTGAAAATATGTCCATGGTCTTAACAATTCAAACCCAAATCACATATGCAGCTCAATTCACAAAACTATTTATATTCTTCACATTTCATGTTGTGGATTTAATGTACAAGAGAACATTCGTTCATGTGACTATCGTTAAACACTGTAGTAGCATCACTAAAATACGGAGTCCTGAGCACTTCTGCAGCTGGTCCACGTATGTCACCATAGTGTGTTAGAATGTCACTGGGGGTATTTTGGCTTCTTTCTTCGAAGGATTTGTACATGTTAACTAAGACTTTGCTGTAGCTCTCATATACCTGTCTCACAGAATATGCATTCCCTTTTCTTGGGTGTAATAACCGTCAATTGcttaataaatatctttttaaagcgCGTAGTATTTTGTTAACAGTTATGAGTCCGTGGGTTACTCTCCTGCTCTCTGGTCCTGCTTTAGTTCTGCTTGGGCCTTTACATTCCTACGTCGACAACTTTAAGGAACTGTCTGCtgtactgagccatttctcccagGCTTTCGGTGTTTGATAAGAAGTCTTGGCCCCGATTTGTGTAAATATTCCGAGGAGCACAGGACCTTGTGAAGGACTGTGATTCTGCCTGTCCCCCAAAGCCATGTGCCCTGCTCAGTGCTGACCTGTGAGCACTTCCGGGCAGGGACAAAGCCCCTTTCACTCAGCAGCTACTCACTTACATTGGTCATATGGGAATTCAAAGGCTGAATACGCACCAGCCACGCACTGGATTCCAGACAGAGCTAAAATTATCCCTAATTAACATCGCCCACTTTCATTTGCTAATTAAAAGGTGTTGGAGTAGTCTACTACCCCGGTGTGACCATCCTTAGTTTCGGTCTTTCTCCAGAGCATTCTCAGGGTGGTCTGCCAGTATCAAGCACCCAAACACCCCTCATTTGCCGAATCATAGCTCATGGCTTCATAGCTAGTTTCCTTCAAGGAATCATAATAAGCATCACAAATCAGTACACAACTCCAAGAACAGCTCGAGAGTCTGTGCAACAAGCTTCCAAATTGTGCATATCTCCCGATGACCATTTCTCATCAACACACGATTGTGGAGAAACACAGAGGTTAATCTACGGAGGAAGCAAACAGTGGTGACTGCATCTGAGTAGCTGGAAAGCCAATCTGGGTGCCAGCCGGAATCCACAGTTTAGAACAATGATGAAGGTCACCATTTATGACACACCATGCTAAAGGCCTGCAATTAATTTTCTTACAATTTCTCCAACATACCCAGGAAGAAATTCTTCTCTTATCCCttccagaagaagaaggagggacaggcgaggggggggggagggagaagggaggaggggaaggagagatgaagggagaagagaagggagagagaaggctgagGTTGAGATTAGAACAGGGGGACTGCAGACCCTGAGACAGAGAAGTTTCAGCGCTGCCACGAATAGCAGTGTATCAGATCTGCACTTTGACCACAGATTGGTAAGGCTTGAGACCCCCCATTCCCCCATATCATTTTATTTACGCCAATAAATAAATTGAGTGGGTATATGCACTCAAGTGCAGgttgccatggaggccagaagcaggtgtcagatcccctagagctggaccTGCAGGTGCTTGTGTGCTATCTCTGCACGCTGGGAATGAACTTACATCCTCTGAAAAAGCGACAAGCAATCGTAACGGCTGAGACATCTATCTCGCCAGCACATCATGTCTCTAGGTTAGAGTATCTCATAGACATGAAATCAAACAAAAACGATACTGTAAAATAGTTTTCACAACACGGTTAAACATACTGTctcatcttaaagaaaaaaggtttGAACAGTAAAAGGACCAGAAAAATATGAGATTTGGTGGAaaaatttcttctgttttctcatgGTTCCcaaaattgtttctttgtttttcccccCGTCATAAATTCAGggtctttaaaattaaatttgggaGGCTAGGTGTactggctagcttttatatcaACTTTACGTaagctacagtcatctgagaaaaaggaatcttaattgaggaaaatgtctccagaagattGGCCTGCAGGCAAGTTTGTAGAGTATTTTCTTGTTTGATAATTACTGAGGGAGGGCCTAGATCATTATGGGCTGTGCCACCTCTGAGCCgatggtggtcctggggtctatgagaaagcaggctgaacaagtcagtaagtggcatatctccatggcctctgtatcaccgcctgcttccaggttcctgcctcgagttcctgccctgacatctGTGGATgctggactgtgatgtggaagtgtaagaaaAATGAACCtgtgtgctgactagttttatgtcaacttgacacaatctagaaccatcagagaggaaggagcttcaACTCCATAGATCTAGTtataggcaaacctgtagggtattttattaattagtgattgatgggagagaaCCTAACCCACTGTGGATGATAcccctctgggctggtggtctgaGATTCTGTGAGAAAGCAGTCTGGAAAACCAGAAGACAGACCTCCTCCaaggtctctgcatcagttcctacctccaggttcttaccctgtttgagttcctgtcctgacttctcaatgataaacagtgatatggaaacataagccaaaaaggctctttcctccccaagtttctttggtcatggtgtttcatcatagcaatagaaaaccctaactaacacaatAAGGGAATGATTCAGTGGCTGAGATGCTTGCTGTGAAGGCAAGAAGACATAAGTTcaagtccccaggacccacttaAAAGTCATCCAtggacacatgcatgcagaacaaAAAGTTGGGGGCAAAGACAA
This region includes:
- the Ghsr gene encoding growth hormone secretagogue receptor type 1; the protein is MWNATPSEEPEANVTLDLDWDASPGNDSLTEELLPLFPAPLLAGVTATCVALFVVGISGNLLTMLVVSRFRELRTTTNLYLSSMAFSDLLIFLCMPLDLFRLWQYRPWNFGDLLCKLFQFVSESCTYATVLTITALSVERYFAICFPLRAKVVVTKGRVKLVILVIWAVAFCSAGPIFVLVGVEHENGTDPRDTNECRATEFAVRSGLLTVMVWVSSVFFFLPVFCLTVLYSLIGRKLWRRRGDAAVGASLRDQNHKQTVKMLAAVVFAFILCWLPFHVGRYLFSKSFEPGSLEIAQISQYCNLVSFVLFYLSAAINPILYNIMSKKYRVAVFKLLGFESFSQRKLSTLKDESSRAWTKSSINT